The following coding sequences lie in one Arachis hypogaea cultivar Tifrunner chromosome 4, arahy.Tifrunner.gnm2.J5K5, whole genome shotgun sequence genomic window:
- the LOC112796715 gene encoding protein ESMERALDA 1 isoform X2, which produces MKFCYHKFECKISTIWKIPYKGGEWKPCVNRSSQGLPESNGFIYVEANGGLNQQRTSVCNAVAVAGYLNATLVIPNFHYHSIWKDPSKFKDIYDEEYFISTLKNDVQIVDRIPEYLMERFGSNMSNVHNFRIKAWSSIQYYKDVVLPKLLEEKVIRISPFANRLSFDAPPAVQRLRCLANYEALRFSNPLLTIGESLVERMRKRSAINGGKYVSVHLRFEEDMVAFSCCVFDGGEQEREDMIAARERGWKGKFTKPGRVIRPGAIRINGKCPLTPLEVGLMLRGMGFTKNTSIFLASGKIYNAEKTMAPLLEMFPNLHTKETLATEEELAPFKNYSSRMAAIDYTVCLHSEAFVTTQGGNFPHFLLGHRRYLYGGHAKTIKPDKRKLALLFDNPNIAWKSFKRQLLNMRANSDSKGVEIKRPNDSIYSFPCPDCMCHANKTDNSRSSSAA; this is translated from the exons ATGAAGTTTTGTTACCACAAGTTTGAATGTAAG ATATCAACAATCTGGAAGATTCCATATAAAGGTGGCGAGTGGAAACCATGTGTTAACAGATCTTCACAAG GCCTACCTGAATCAAATGGATTCATATATGTAGAAGCTAATGGTGGCTTAAATCAGCAACGGACATCA GTATGCAATGCTGTTGCTGTGGCCGGCTATCTCAATGCTACCCTTGTGATTCCCAACTTCCATTATCATAGCATATGGAAAGATCCTAG CAAGTTCAAGGACATTTATGACGAAGAATATTTTATCAGTACCTTGAAAAATGATGTGCAAATAGTTGACAGGATTCCTGAGTACCTAATGGAAAGATTTGGCAGCAATATGTCAAATGTCCACAATTTCAGGATCAAGGCATGGTCATCTATTCAATATTACAAAGATGTGGTACTTCCAAAGTTACTTGAGGAAAA GGTTATCAGGATTTCACCATTTGCAAATAGATTGTCATTTGATGCTCCTCCAGCAGTCCAACGCCTTAGATGCTTAGCGAACTATGAAGCTTTACGGTTTTCAAATCCTTTATTGACTATTGGTGAATCCTTggttgaaagaatgagaaaacGCAGTGCTATCAATGGTGGCAAATATGTCTCTGTACATCTTCGTTTTGAAGAG GATATGGTCGCTTTCTCGTGTTGTGTTTTTGATGGTGGAGAACAGGAGAGAGAAGACATGATTGCAGCAAGAGAAAGAGGTTGGAAAGGGAAGTTTACAAAACCTGGACGAGTTATTCGTCCTGGAGCCATCCGGATCAATGGGAAGTGTCCCCTCACTCCATTAGAG GTTGGCCTGATGCTGAGAGGAATGGGATTCACAAAGAACACTTCTATCTTTTTGGCATCTGGAAAGATATATAATGCCGAAAAAACAATGGCTCCATTACTTGAAATGTTCCCTAATTTGCACACTAAGGAAACTCTTGCAACAGAAGAGGAACTTGCTCCATTTAAG AATTATTCTTCCAGGATGGCTGCCATAGATTACACTGTTTGTCTTCATAGTGAGGCGTTTGTTACGACTCAGGGTGGTAACTTCCCTCATTTTCTGCTGGGCCACAGAAGATACTTGTATGGTGGACATGCTAAGACAATTAAACCTGATAAACGGAAGTTAGCATTGCTGTTTGATAATCCCAATATAGC ATGGAAGAGTTTCAAGCGTCAACTGCTGAACATGAGAGCCAATAGTGATTCCAAGGGAGTTGAGATCAAGAGACCGAACGACTCAATCTATAGCTTCCCGTGCCCAGATTGCATGTGCCATGCCAACAAAACTGACAACTCAAGATCTTCATCAGCCGCTTGA
- the LOC112796715 gene encoding protein ESMERALDA 1 isoform X1, whose protein sequence is MHAYNRLPSSGHSSPSPPPSPLRSPRLRHGRSKTGRFSPGHPGAGGGVGRTAAQRLAWSFLSLLLRRQGVFLFAPLIYISGMLLYMGSASFDVVPVIKHRPAPGSVYRSPQLYARLRPEMDADNSSADAISTIWKIPYKGGEWKPCVNRSSQGLPESNGFIYVEANGGLNQQRTSVCNAVAVAGYLNATLVIPNFHYHSIWKDPSKFKDIYDEEYFISTLKNDVQIVDRIPEYLMERFGSNMSNVHNFRIKAWSSIQYYKDVVLPKLLEEKVIRISPFANRLSFDAPPAVQRLRCLANYEALRFSNPLLTIGESLVERMRKRSAINGGKYVSVHLRFEEDMVAFSCCVFDGGEQEREDMIAARERGWKGKFTKPGRVIRPGAIRINGKCPLTPLEVGLMLRGMGFTKNTSIFLASGKIYNAEKTMAPLLEMFPNLHTKETLATEEELAPFKNYSSRMAAIDYTVCLHSEAFVTTQGGNFPHFLLGHRRYLYGGHAKTIKPDKRKLALLFDNPNIAWKSFKRQLLNMRANSDSKGVEIKRPNDSIYSFPCPDCMCHANKTDNSRSSSAA, encoded by the exons ATGCACGCGTATAACAGGCTACCGAGCAGTGGCCACTCATCGCCGTCGCCGCCGCCGTCACCACTGCGATCACCAAGGCTCCGACACGGTAGGTCCAAAACAGGAAGGTTTTCTCCGGGACACCCTGGCGCCGGCGGAGGGGTTGGCCGGACCGCCGCGCAGCGCCTTGCGTGGTCGTTTCTTTCGCTGCTTTTGCGGCGGCAAGGGGTTTTCCTTTTCGCGCCGTTAATCTACATCTCAGGGATGCTTCTCTACATGGGCTCCGCCTCATTCGACGTCGTTCCGGTCATCAAGCACCGCCCTGCGCCAGGCTCCGTTTACCGTAGCCCTCAGCTCTACGCCAGGCTACGCCCTGAGATGGATGCTGATAATTCTTCTGCAGATGCG ATATCAACAATCTGGAAGATTCCATATAAAGGTGGCGAGTGGAAACCATGTGTTAACAGATCTTCACAAG GCCTACCTGAATCAAATGGATTCATATATGTAGAAGCTAATGGTGGCTTAAATCAGCAACGGACATCA GTATGCAATGCTGTTGCTGTGGCCGGCTATCTCAATGCTACCCTTGTGATTCCCAACTTCCATTATCATAGCATATGGAAAGATCCTAG CAAGTTCAAGGACATTTATGACGAAGAATATTTTATCAGTACCTTGAAAAATGATGTGCAAATAGTTGACAGGATTCCTGAGTACCTAATGGAAAGATTTGGCAGCAATATGTCAAATGTCCACAATTTCAGGATCAAGGCATGGTCATCTATTCAATATTACAAAGATGTGGTACTTCCAAAGTTACTTGAGGAAAA GGTTATCAGGATTTCACCATTTGCAAATAGATTGTCATTTGATGCTCCTCCAGCAGTCCAACGCCTTAGATGCTTAGCGAACTATGAAGCTTTACGGTTTTCAAATCCTTTATTGACTATTGGTGAATCCTTggttgaaagaatgagaaaacGCAGTGCTATCAATGGTGGCAAATATGTCTCTGTACATCTTCGTTTTGAAGAG GATATGGTCGCTTTCTCGTGTTGTGTTTTTGATGGTGGAGAACAGGAGAGAGAAGACATGATTGCAGCAAGAGAAAGAGGTTGGAAAGGGAAGTTTACAAAACCTGGACGAGTTATTCGTCCTGGAGCCATCCGGATCAATGGGAAGTGTCCCCTCACTCCATTAGAG GTTGGCCTGATGCTGAGAGGAATGGGATTCACAAAGAACACTTCTATCTTTTTGGCATCTGGAAAGATATATAATGCCGAAAAAACAATGGCTCCATTACTTGAAATGTTCCCTAATTTGCACACTAAGGAAACTCTTGCAACAGAAGAGGAACTTGCTCCATTTAAG AATTATTCTTCCAGGATGGCTGCCATAGATTACACTGTTTGTCTTCATAGTGAGGCGTTTGTTACGACTCAGGGTGGTAACTTCCCTCATTTTCTGCTGGGCCACAGAAGATACTTGTATGGTGGACATGCTAAGACAATTAAACCTGATAAACGGAAGTTAGCATTGCTGTTTGATAATCCCAATATAGC ATGGAAGAGTTTCAAGCGTCAACTGCTGAACATGAGAGCCAATAGTGATTCCAAGGGAGTTGAGATCAAGAGACCGAACGACTCAATCTATAGCTTCCCGTGCCCAGATTGCATGTGCCATGCCAACAAAACTGACAACTCAAGATCTTCATCAGCCGCTTGA